A window of Nicotiana sylvestris chromosome 8, ASM39365v2, whole genome shotgun sequence genomic DNA:
ACAATCATTCAAACAAGTTTTTAAAAGCGGCGCTTAATATTAAGAAGGGGTTTTCCTGCTTTGAATCCACTGAGAGCCTGAGAACTTCAGAGCCGAGAGAGAAGAGTCATGAGTACTTTGCTTTCAGGATTTCAAAGTGTTTGTACTCAAAAGAATGATTaggagaagaaaataaaaaagacgTAGGCAAAagggaattttttttataaaaaaagtaaagaaaaatgtATTTGTTTGTTAATTGAAAAGAAATAAAGGGCATAGGGATATGTTGTTAATTGAAAAGAGTGTGAGAAATTGGGAATTTATTTATTGTAATTAATTATAAAAGGAATTAATCAAAAAGAATTGTATGGGGATCGAACCCTTGACCTTGGGGACAAAAAAGGAATAAGAGGGGCACTTAGTCACCAATGCACCAAACCAATCACTTAAGCACGGGTGGCCACAAATATATTTAAccacataattaaaaaaaatagtattttAACATAGCCTAGGGAGGGGAGCATGGGTGCATgtaccccaccccaccccccccCCTCCACGTAAATCTTTCTCTGATAGGAAATGTTCAAATTTACCCATCTATTTTACGAAATATCTCAATATTAAAAACCTTTGTCATTAGCAAATCATCTCGTATTTTTCCTTAACTTTAATGAAGCTCCAACATACAGAGGCGGATGCAGCTAAGTAGTACTGAGTTCATCTGAACTCAATACTTTAGACGCAAAGTATAAATTTACGCATAAAACTCTATTAAAAATATAGTAAATAATagatatgaactcataacttaaaaatataatgggttcaatattaaaaaatttaaaaattaaacccGTAGAACTTAAATCTTGGATCTGCCTGCCAACATAAACGGGTTGGATTCCACATGAGGAAGTCTATATTTACCCATCTGCTTTTGGCAAAATACTTTATCACCCCCTAAACTTGTCATGGATTATTAGTTACAGCCTTAAACTATTTGTGGTCTTAATTATCTCCCTCAACTAGGCCTTTTGAGAGACATTACCCCTTGGACGCTGACGTGGCAAATTGTGTAGGTGTATTCGCCTGCCACGTGAATTTTCTGTATATGTGGCATTTTTTTGgaatataaaatatatttttacctttttaagtatgttacttttttagataatttttttcgaatataatttataataaaacttggatagaactacattatttaggctaaatttttttatttgcctaaaaataataaagctttagttaattttttattgaatttgacctgaaaataaagatttattcaattgaaataaatagtcaaggcatctaaaaagttataaaaatatagtttgaaattaattatttggctataattttttatatagctctaaatcATGATGGTCTAAAAATATACTTTTTACATATTTTACCTGAAAAGGTAAAAATACACACTTGAAATAAATAGccattgcatcaaaagaagaaataaaaagagtaaACAATTGCAAGAAATAACTTATTATTTCTAACATAGTTATTGCTCTAAAAAATACTTattgcagaaatgcaaggtaaggctGCGTACGATAGACCTTTGTGGTCCGACCCTTCTCCGGACCccgtgcatagcgggagcttagtgcatcgggTTGCCCTTTATTTATTGCTCTAAAAATGTATCCATAGAGTAAGTTACTTTTTGCaattgtacactctttttatCTCTTCTTTTGAtacaatgactatttatttcaattgtgtatttttatttttttcaggtaaaatctgtaaaaagaaaatatttttagagcaccataatttagacctatataaaaaattatagccaaaataattaatttcaaaccaTGTATTTTTGTAACTTTTTATATGcattgactatttatttcaattgtataaatctttattttcaggtcaaattcaaaaaaagattaactattactttattatttttaaccaaataaaagaattttgcctaaataatgtagttctatccaagttttattataaattgtattcgaaaaaaattatctaaaaaagtaacatacttaaaaaggtaaaaatatattttatttttcaaaaaaatgtcaCATATACAGAAAAATCCACGTGGCAGGCGAGTGCACCCACACAATTTGCCACATCAGCGTCCAGAGGGTAATGGCTCTCAAAAGACTTAGTTGAGGGGGTAATTAAGACCACGAATAATTTAAGGCTGTAACTAATAATCCGTGACAAGTTTAGGGGGTGGTAAGGTATTTTGCCTTTGCTTTTAGCTATAGTTTAAAACTATACTCTGTTATACTGCAGATAGGGGGCTCTGTTAGGATCAATCGCAAATATGAGCTAATTCGCTAACGAAAGAGTATAGCTCAGGATAAAATAAAGATATAATAGAGGGGTAATTTTTGACtactttttatattttatgtACGGACATTGTTTGAAgacataaaattttaaaaataaaaactttggGACAATATAAACTAAAAAACACAGTATAACATACCAGAAGTTTCCTAGTATGACGAGAGTATtgttaaaattaaaaaatttccAAATATATAAAGCTTTTAATCTTTTTGAGACTGAAAAAAAAGAAACCAACCTTTTAATCAATGAGCTCACAAGCTGCATTTGATCATTTCTGGTGCCGCCATTAGATGAAGCAGCAGCACCCATATAAACGATATAAATGTCATCGTTTTTTGCTTGAGAAGCTGACTCGGCTTCTTCTCTTATACAAGAGACAATCacgaaaagagaaaaagagaaaaacaaagataTTCCTTTCATTTTGCTGCTGATAAATGTTGATGAGAAGTCCGTTTAAAGGTATAGAAAACAAGCTTATAATTAATCCCGACAGTCATGTTCTAATTAAGTAATGGCAATTTTTGTTGGTGCATTCATATGTGTACGCACTGCTGAAGGCTGAAGCGCCCATCAGTCATCCTCTCCTCTCAAAGTGCGTTTATTGCTTATCCCAATTAAAACGCCCACTGACTGATGACTAATAGTCTGTTGACTCCCTTTTATTATTTTAGCGGGAATTATactttaatttcttttctttttttttggttttgtttctCATTCTGGTGTTAATTCCTTTCTATTTCATTTGTTATAATATAAAGGTAGTAGCAGTTAGTAATAACAAAATTGAAGCTTCTTCATGTGAAGTGTTAAAGATTCAAGGACTATTGTCTATAAGCAAATTGTCATCAGTCTAAAATTACTTCCGAGATGTTTTTAAAGTCATCAAAGTTTCATTTATCTGTTAGAAAGAAGTCTTGGTGCAACGATCAAAATTGTATGCATGTGATAATAAAAATTGATGGGTTCAAGCCCTCAAAATAACCTCTTGTAAAAATGCAAGATAAAGTTGCGTATAATAGATTGACCCAACATGGTCCATCTAGCTCTTCCCGGAATCTAACGCATAGCTCGATTTTTGTGCACTATGCTACCCTTTAATGTTCATATGatagtgatccatatttttagtgTGTTGAAATCATGTCCTAAGTGCACGCTTGTAATGCTCCCTCCATATGATGACACAAGCACCCGAACTTGATATTCCGATAGATAAACCATTAAACTTAAGAGAGTGGCGGCTGTGATTTTACCTGCCCTTGCGTACACGATCGCTTTATAGTCATCAAAGTATAATCTGTTAGTGACCCATCTATATTAATATTTTCAAGAGGTGATGAATGGagtaaaataaaatgagaaaagataaataaataaacaaaagtatGGAACAGCAGCAGGATATGCGTTTGCATTTCACATAACTTAAAAGATTTTCCGTTGCAGGGAATCGAACCCGGGTCTCCTGGGTGAAAGCCAGATATCCTAACCGCTGGACGACAACGGATGATTGGTACGATTGCGTCATGTACTTTAATTTGAAAGGTTCTTTTTGGTACTGACTCGGCTTCTCCACCTCACGCTTACTTCTAAATTACAATAACATATTAGCTGATTACTAATACTCTCTGCATGTTGGTTTCAGTGACGCAGTAACCACAAAAATATTGAAACAAATTGTATTATAATGAAGCTTCAAAAGGACCTATTTCTCGATGtctaaaataatttaaaggttACATTCTAGTAGAGGGTCGCCTAGATAACTTATGTCGCATTAAGAAGACTAATGACTACCCTACATAGCTTCCAGAAACTTAGCTTAGTTAGGCGACATTTATTTGCATGAATCCGTCTTGGCCGATATTCAAATTCACATGTGCATGCTGGTCATTTGACAAGTCTGTTAGTCCTAACATTTCAGCAACCATATATTGCATCTCAAAGTTCAGATCGGTATGGTTAGACAGGAGAAGCCTACCCCCCTTTTCACTATTCAACATGAAAGGAACCACTAATGGTGATCAACGCAATACCGGCAGGCAAGTTATTCTTTGGTATCTGATAACATTACAGCCATAAATTTCATGAAATTCAGACTCTTCTAGGGAAATGGTCAAGAACCACATACTTTGTTTAATTCCTCCACTTAAAGGCAACCACAACTCATGCAAGAGCCAGGTACGTAATGGAGCAGGAAGATTAATCAAGGATCAAACAAACCATATAGCGTTATTAAGTACTATTACTAGAACTTCGAAGGAATTGAACATTCTATTCCATGTTCAATACTTCAACACAAATTTCTCCCACGCTAAGAGAAAGTTTGCAATAAGAAGAGCAGAACACAAGATCTGTATAAAAGAACGAACTGTGCTAGAGCCAGATCATAGGAGGCGCAAAAAGAGGCAAAGTGAAACTtaaaaaatatatcaaaatacaaaaataattgaAGCAGAAATGCCTAGATAAgtataacaaaatcagtagagcTCAACTGCTCTCTTTAACAGCCAAGAACTTTTTACATTTCAGTAACTTTCAACTGAATTTCCAAGCACACGGAGACAAATTACCCCAAAAAATTCCTCACTTCAAAGCACAAAACAAATCCTCGCCATTGAATTGCAATGGAATCCCACACTGCATCCATATTGCAAGTGTACAAGCCAAAAAACTAATAACTTCAAGCCAATCAACTTTGTATCCTTTTTATGTCCCCCTTCTTTTCATTCTCTATACCAGATAAGTTATACGTTATTTGTTTTCCACCCACTCACCTCGAAAGGTGCAAAAATCTGGCTTCAGCAGGGTCAAAATCGAAGCAATGATGTACCTGTCAATTTTCCAAAGACATGTTCCTTCAAGACAAGAACTATCGAACATGGTCCAACAACCATGACTGAAGATGCAAAAACTTTCAACCAACTTGACTGCTTCCTGCGTGGCCGGAACAGATTTCTTCAGCATTACCTTCCTGAACCAATTTTGACTGGCTAGTCAATTCCTCCGATAAGCCGCTGACAGCCACCTCGACTTGAACATCTCGCCGATCCACATCATTACTTTTGTCGTTACCTGATTCACCCAAAGAGACCTCCTGGAACGAACTCGTTAGAGCATTTTCCGTCGATCCACCAGGAGTTTGAGAGCCTGAATCAGCTGTAAGATGGCCAGAAGTATGTATCCATTTCTTCCAATCATCACGTCTCCTTACCTTATCATCCTGTGAAAAATAGTCATATTTAGAACATGCAACATCAGAGTTCAATTTTCAACAGCTCAACAGCCCACTACAACAGACAATGTGAATCCAGTGATACAGTTCACAGTGCATGTTCTTACTACATCACATTGGAAATTTCTTATGAGTATATGACAGAGGCAGATCCAGGATTTAGTTCTATGGGTTCAGGATTTGAGCTATGGTTCATAGTTCAGTATTTTCAACAATTCCAGTGGGTAGTGGGTTGGTTTTACACAGATAAATCCAAGTCTAGGTTAAAAGTTATGGGTTCTAATGGGCCACATCAATAGTGCTAGACCCACCCCTGTATAtgtatttaaataattgattCATTATAGAATTTGTGAGTATATCACCAACCACAAAACGCTTAAAAACAACAGCTCTGGAAACAAATACAGGTTGTTAGAATCAAAGAAGCTTTTTAACTGCTTCCCAGTCCCCAGTTAATTAATCCCAAAACTGGCCGTGACGTCATAAGATATGATTTGAAGAATTAATAAAAGACTTGTCACTGCAATTtctttgaattgaaaaagaaaaaaacagaaagaaagaaaagaaaacccaTTGAATTTATGCAGGGAAATTTGGAAATCTCACCCACGTCTTTTAAATAAGAAATATTACAACATGCATTAAACTCAAGCCGGACAATTCAAAGACAAATAACTttagcagcctttatgcatcaTTGGCGCCATAGTGTATAATAATGGACAAAAGAAGAGCAGGTAAACAGAATGATCATGCTGTAACTACCATAATTTTCCAAAAGGCAGTGGATAAATACTTATAAACTGCAGCAATTCCCACAAAATGTTCCAAGGCATTAGCTGCCTCCTCCGACATGATAACAACAAGAGTTGATTTAGAATTTTTATTTCACACAATACCTGCACTTCCACAAGCGTTGAAGCCCTCAAACAGTCCAAGATAAACTGGATGTTGTTTGTCAAATGTCTAACCTGAAAAAAGAAACCATAGAGCAAAACCTTGATCTGTGCATGGGCAATACTAACACAGAAATGAAAAACACCTAGAAGGCAAGAAAATGTTGTCCTGTTGTCAAAGCTCAGCGTACTGTACAGAAGAATAATGTtcaaaaatataattacaatttcAAGTCAGAACTCCTACATTTTAGAAAAAAGAATTCAATACCTAAAGACAGAACTCACTAAAAGTCATTAAAGTCTTTATCTAGTTGACATGATGAATACTAAAATAATTTAGGAACTTTCAATGATGTAGCAGTAGCTTAACCACAAGAtcaaacaacaaagaaaatagaaataaaTAAGATGGGTTTCATCATTTGATCGATATTATATGGAAGTCCTACTTATCCACTTGATAATAGCAAAACATCCTGTGACTTAAATGTACAATTGCATCGATTTTAGATCAAATAAAAGTAGCAAGAAGCCAAACATCCATTATGAAGAATCATAGAAGCCACTGGTACAAATTGAAATTGGATATAGACACAATGCTCCTGAAAATAGTCGGGTGAAAGAAAGGCAAGGTTTAGATCTTTGGTAAATTTTAGAACTCAGAAAAAGTTAGCAAAACTTAAAATTTGGATGTCGAGTTTGAACTGAATATAGGAGTGAGAATGAACTTCCATTTTGACCTTAGAGTTCGGAAAGAGCAAGAAATGTAACAAAAAAAGAAAGTTATGAATGAAGCTGCAAGATAATTAGTTTAGCTTAAATGAAACCTACTTCTGTCAATTGCAATAATATCCTTCATTAGACAAACAGACTAGTATCAAAACTGGTAAATATAATGCTAAAATCAACAGGAAACATTGACATGAAATAGGAAGATATTACAATCCAGCAACAATCCTTTTTAAAGTAGACTGAGTAAAACACTTACCAGAGATATCATTCCATAAGTGGAAAAGAAAGATGTTTAATCAACCAATGGAATCTTCAGCAAACAAGGTTCAAGATAATTTTATGTATCTAATAAGTATCAGTATTCACTGCTAAACAATTTACGTACTAATAACAGGAAGACAAGACGAAGGAAGAGGAGACATGAAGCTACTTTTCGTGGAGGTATCTGAGGTCTCAAAACCATTTATATCTAATAGAAGGCCATAGGAGGTAAAAATCTTAGGACTTCTCAAGCAGTGATCAAACACCTTCCCATTAAAATCGAGAACCAGGTTAAATCACTTACACGAGGAAAGTTAGCAATCAATTCAATAGGAACCCATCCCTCTTCATCCATTTTGGACCTCAAAAAGTCATCTTTCACCAGATTATCATCACTGCAACAAATAAAAGATTCTGTCAGCAGATTCTCTTAAAAGAACTCAAGATTAAGGGGGAAGAAGTTGAAAGGGGGAAGAAGTTGGCATTCATAAGGGagggggaaaaaagaaaaaaagagaagaaagaaagaaagaaagaatagtCCAAATCACAAATACCTGAAGTAATATTCTATCTGTTTAACCAACAAGGCAGGTAAGTTTGGATCCACGACTGGAAAAAAGaaaggtggtggtggtggtggaggTGGCGGGATAATTGGAACACCCCTAAAGGACTCTGGAGGCATCGTGGGGACATAAATGAACTGAGGTGGCATATCTGAAAGGAACCAAAGAAATAAGTGATAATTTCTAGCTTCTAGATAATGAACAGATGCTAAGGAAGACTTACCATATCCCACTGGACCAGCGAAGGGTCTCAAAGGTGCAGGCATAAATGGGGCAGAACCAGGGGACTGGGGTGTTATGAACCCTACTGGAGGAGGAACAAATTGAGGGGCTTGGTGGACATCTCTCCGATCTTGATCACGCCTACTATGATAAGATCCATCTCCACGGGGTCGGCCCCCAAAGTTTCCCTTCCTGTTTGGATTTCTATGTGAAGATTGATCACCTCCATGTGGCTGAGACGAAACTCCTCCAATGGGTCTAGGACCCCTTACACGAGGATCAAGAACAGGCGGTAACAAATTCCCATAAGGCATCACAGGAAATGGTGGTGGCAATGGCGGTGGGGGTGGAGGTGGAGCCCGACTAAAGCCGCCCTGATTAGATCCACTACCCGGGCCACTAccaacactgctgctgctgccCCCGCGATGCTTCATTGATCTTTGTCTAACCGGCATTGTGTGATTTGCATTTGAATGTGAGTTTGCATTACTATTAGCTTGTTTTTGCGGTAATGGTGAAATGACAGGTCCCTATTCATAAAAACACCTTCATCAATCAAACATACAGCTAAAACAAATCCTATTTCCTCTACATCAACAGAAAAACCAATGCAGCCATTTTTTAACTCGATTTCGTAAAGCCTAACTATACAGATAAACATATATGAAACAACATACTCGGagcaataataaaaaaattaaaaccttAGAAAATCCAGAGAAAATGAACCTGAGGAAGTGTGTTTGATCCATCTGCAACCGGTTTCGATGACTCCGAAGACGATTTCGGGATGGCCCGAGTAGACTCAGAGAGAGCCGGCCAAGCAACAGCACCACCCATAACCGAACCGGCTTCAACGACGCCGTTTAAAGGTTTGTTCCAAGCAGGCTTTTTCGGAGGACCTAAAGCATCATTAGTACCACTGGAGCTCTCAGGCTGACTATCGGAGACCTCATTCTCCGGAGAAATTTTCTGAGCCGAGCTATCGGGAACCGAAACTTGCTCCGGCGGTGATGGTGATGCTGACGGGGAGCGAGGAGCGGTGACCGTGGTTACTTCAGCATCGCTACCACCGCGGACGACTTGTGCCCAAGGTGAGGTTAAACTCAGGCGAGACTGAGGACTGTTGACGGCGGCGGAGCTACCGTCGGCGGTGGTGACAGGCGAAAGCGGCGAGTTGTTAGATACTGAAGAATCGGCCGGCATGGCCATCAAAAAATAGGAATTTTCTGGAACTTCAGCTGGAAGATTCGAGAAGAGAAATCGAAATGATCAGGGGAAATGAGGGTTCAGGTGAGAAGAACTGAACgggaaaactagggttttcagtgATCAATGCGAGTGTTACTCTGTCTTTTCCAaagttttatttttctattttattaaaattttccTTGTAGGGAGAGAAAATGTAATTTACTTACTAAAAAGGCTCCAATATCATACTTTTGACCAAAAGTAATTACCCAATATTGCCCTTGTTAGTGAATTAAACAACCTTAATAATGCTGGGTGGTAAAGGACAATTTTGGATCAACACCAAACATAAATGAACATTTTTGTCATTTTATCACCCCTAAACACATGGCGAAACGATTATTCTCATAAACAATGTAAATTAGGGAGTATTAATAAAACAATCTAGTCATACGTACGATTTACAAGCCAATTAGGAAATATAATCTCCCATGAGACTGTAAGCACTAAGATTTCATTTGGATTTTCTAGGTCCACTTGCACCTATGGAATTCAATTAAATCTAATCTCATTAGGGTTGAACAATTAATTTGGATAATAAATGAGTTCATTTTATTAGTTTTAAGGCCAATGTCCATTTTATATTGAAACACAAACTCATGCCATATGAGTGTCTAATGACATGGTCTAACCAATTAAATACAATCTTATATAAAGCTCTTGATCGGCGTATTTACTCACATGAGACTACTCGTAATGACTTTAGTTAAATTGCTTTTTAATATATTATCCTTTTGAACCGAAAAAACATTGGTTAAATTGTTTTAATATATTATTCTTTTGAACcaaaaatcaaacttatattgATCAGGACTTAGATAAGGATCGCACTGTATTTGAAATAAGTTAAAAAAgatataaaataaaaggaaaaaagaagggtTCTTCCTTATTTAAAGTTCTAATTAACTCTCCCATTGATGTCCGTCCTTAACTCACTATAACCTTATCTAGTATTTGACGGGTGCATACGTACCTTCCAAATAAAACACCTTTTTTGCATTTAACTGTTTCATTGTCCCAAATAAAGAGATGCTAATTTTGGACTTGACTGTTGACAAAGGTTCAGTTTACAACAACAATCCAACAGAATTTCATTAGTATGGTCTGGGGAGGATAGaacgtacgcagaccttacccctatacCGAAAGGATAAACAGGTTGTTTCCGGgaaaccctcggctcaaagatAATATATGCGTAACTGCAACAGAAACTAGAAAAATAGTATTAGCATCGTAAAATACAACAAATAAATAGAAAGGTCAAAATGTGAAAGACAacgacaaaaacaaaaaaaaattaaaaaaaaaattgtgaaacaCAACAAAATCAAAACGCAAGACAAAACACTATAGACAAGGTTCAAACACTATCAGACAAGGTTCAGTTTGAATCAAAACGTAAGACAATATTCTCTGCTCGGACGAATTGTACAATTTCTTTCTAAAGTTTATAATGCAGTTAAATCAAGTACAAACAAACCATGCTTAAACAAATCTTTCATCAAATCCTTTCAAACTTGACCACAAAACAGACACAATATGAGCTTTGTTTTTTTCATTTGATCCTTAGCTCTTccgaaaaaattaattaaaactacaCAAATGAAGAGAGTCCAATTTACAGTAAATAAATCAGGCTTATCACCTAATTAACAAATCTACAGTTCAGCCTAACCTCTTGTCCACCACCACTAATACTACTCATCTTGATCATTGAATTGGCAAATGCTTTAAAGAACTCATCTTGGGAATTAGCATACTTTGAAACTAATGCTTTGGTTCTTGAAGAAGTGAGCAAAGATTCATCTGAAGAAAAAAGGCTTTTGCCCTGCATTAGTAATTTGTAGTAGGCGTTGTCGAATAATGTTGTAGTAGAATCCATTGTAGCTCCTGCATTCTTGACCTTGTTGTGCATGGGGCAAACATTTTGCAAACTGGTTGCAAATGATGCTTGTAATGTTGGATCAACAACGTGACTATTGTCGAAGTTGTGGATTCTGTTTTGGAAGGAAGAACAATGAGAGAATCCAAGAGTGTGTCCTCCTATAAGTGAAACAAGAAATATTGTGAATTATTTCATTAGCTAGCATGATAAAATTCCACTAAATAGAGCACATTCAATGGGTCTAGAGGATTCATATGTCCAACGCTGACTAGTTTAGGATTGAGACATAGTATTAATTCGTTGACTAAAGTGTTGTTGATTTACCTGAAAGTGCAACCAAATCATCCAATGAAAGGCCTCTCTTAGAGAAACTCTGTTTCAGTTGAGAAATGTTAAAGGTGGGAGCTGGTAATTGTCGCGTTTCAATGGCCTTTGAGATTCTaccgtcttttcttccttttggcaCATCCCAAGTAGGACCTCCCGACTACAATTATATGTTAGAAAAAGTTATTTCACCTTAGTCTTTAAAGCAAAAAATATATGAGTTAAAATCTTCAAATGGACTGCTTAAAAAACATATGGAGTAATATGTGGGTGTGTGTTAGGCTTATCTTGGAAGGGTAATAacactatttttaaatttttccttttttaacaAAAACTAATGTTGCATTATTACTCTATCTTCTTTGCATGGGAATAAATTGTAGTTGAAGCAAAACTCACAAGAGCAACAGCATCTCTAGCAGCAAGAGCCACAATATCAGCACAAGAGACAACTCCAGGACACATATCCTCAATTTGTTTCTTAGCAATGTCAATTACATAGAACGCGTGCAATGAAATATTAGCTGGTCCATCTTTCTCTGCTTTGTTGTTTCTTGTCGAATTCAACAGCACAGAACCATCACAACCCTTTCATATATATAATAAGCATACCACAATAAGTTACTAAAGAAAATATGTAACTATTGCAAAATAAAGATGATGATAAGTGCTAATATATACTCCATATGGCAATAACAGTAGAAGTTTACTCTGACGAAACAATCATGGAATTGCATCCTTAAAAGCGCGGCTGGAACTGTTTTATCATTCAACATAGCTTTGTTGACAACTTTAGTGATGGTTGATTCGGCCATGGGGCATGTCTGGTCATAGTAATCGGAGCTAAGTGCGATCACAGCAGGTTGGAGAGAAGTTGAAAAGAGAATAATAACAGAAACTAGAGCAATAAGAGAGCTAGTTAATGTCATCATAATGATTGAAATTGACAAAATTTGTTCTCAATCTAGACTTGGCACTTGATTGTGAGAGCTAACGAGCTAAGTACGATAGGTATTTAATTAAATGGTAGGGACTGAGAGAGAGGGCAAAAGACTACAAGGAGAGTTGTTATAGGGGATTGGATATGTTCGTTAATAAGTTTGTTGAACTAGAACAATTATAGGGAAATGAAACAAGACTTGTTTAATAATTAGCACATTTTTACTAGCTAGCAAATATTGCCTATCAATTCATTTTAAACTATTGTGTACTTATACCAAGAAATAAATAGTTTAATAAAACACAGAATAAGTTGGTTATAACAAGATTAACCACAAGCTTAAAACTAAGCGTTATTTTTAGGTTTGATTAGCAGTTGTAAAGTGCGTTGTCTGAGGTAAGCAAAATGATCAAACTTTTTCCACTTTGAGGAATGTTATTGTTGCATTGATGGACCAGTTGAACCAATAAAGGGAAGGCCATTTATTAAAGCAGCCGAAATTGTGGCTGTCTGGCTGAGGGTATTattctaaatttaaaattctaatttccaacaactTCAAACTTTACAATAGAACCAAGACAG
This region includes:
- the LOC104220120 gene encoding la-related protein 1C-like, whose translation is MAMPADSSVSNNSPLSPVTTADGSSAAVNSPQSRLSLTSPWAQVVRGGSDAEVTTVTAPRSPSASPSPPEQVSVPDSSAQKISPENEVSDSQPESSSGTNDALGPPKKPAWNKPLNGVVEAGSVMGGAVAWPALSESTRAIPKSSSESSKPVADGSNTLPQGPVISPLPQKQANSNANSHSNANHTMPVRQRSMKHRGGSSSSVGSGPGSGSNQGGFSRAPPPPPPPLPPPFPVMPYGNLLPPVLDPRVRGPRPIGGVSSQPHGGDQSSHRNPNRKGNFGGRPRGDGSYHSRRDQDRRDVHQAPQFVPPPVGFITPQSPGSAPFMPAPLRPFAGPVGYDMPPQFIYVPTMPPESFRGVPIIPPPPPPPPPFFFPVVDPNLPALLVKQIEYYFSDDNLVKDDFLRSKMDEEGWVPIELIANFPRVRHLTNNIQFILDCLRASTLVEVQDDKVRRRDDWKKWIHTSGHLTADSGSQTPGGSTENALTSSFQEVSLGESGNDKSNDVDRRDVQVEVAVSGLSEELTSQSKLVQEGNAEEICSGHAGSSQVG
- the LOC104220118 gene encoding peroxidase 64-like — its product is MMTLTSSLIALVSVIILFSTSLQPAVIALSSDYYDQTCPMAESTITKVVNKAMLNDKTVPAALLRMQFHDCFVRGCDGSVLLNSTRNNKAEKDGPANISLHAFYVIDIAKKQIEDMCPGVVSCADIVALAARDAVALSGGPTWDVPKGRKDGRISKAIETRQLPAPTFNISQLKQSFSKRGLSLDDLVALSGGHTLGFSHCSSFQNRIHNFDNSHVVDPTLQASFATSLQNVCPMHNKVKNAGATMDSTTTLFDNAYYKLLMQGKSLFSSDESLLTSSRTKALVSKYANSQDEFFKAFANSMIKMSSISGGGQEVRLNCRFVN